One region of Streptomyces davaonensis JCM 4913 genomic DNA includes:
- a CDS encoding sigma-70 family RNA polymerase sigma factor produces MPESSERGRPVPHGSHTPAIPLIAYGTDSGEAADSALEAALPHTSAAIILEVAPVQTQTLTQTEISTDGTEPDAESDVLVAVPPQNRAVHHPETEPETQPEAQPDTPAVLEEPPEPVRVPRADTGGPSSDLFRQYLREIGRIPLLTAAEEVELARRVEAGLFAEEKLSNTPDLDSQLGLDLDRLVVMGRMAKRRLIEANLRLVVSVAKRYVGRGLTMLDLVQEGNLGLIRAVEKFDYARGYKFSTYATWWIRQAMSRALADQARTIRVPVHVVELINRVVRVQRRMLQERGYEPTPEEVAAHLDLPPERVSEVLRLAQEPVSLHAPVGEEDDVALGDLIEDGDAASPVESAAFLLLREHLEAVLSTLGERERKVVQLRYGLADGRPRTLEEIGRIFGVTRERIRQIESKTLNKLRDHAFADQLRGYLD; encoded by the coding sequence GTGCCTGAGTCCTCGGAGCGCGGCCGACCCGTCCCCCACGGGTCCCACACCCCCGCGATTCCGCTCATCGCGTACGGGACGGACAGCGGCGAGGCCGCCGACTCCGCCCTCGAAGCCGCGCTGCCGCACACTTCAGCAGCGATCATCCTGGAGGTCGCCCCCGTGCAGACCCAGACCCTCACCCAGACCGAGATCAGTACGGACGGCACGGAACCGGACGCCGAGTCCGACGTTCTCGTCGCGGTGCCCCCACAGAACCGTGCCGTGCACCACCCCGAGACGGAGCCGGAGACCCAGCCGGAGGCCCAGCCCGACACTCCGGCCGTCCTCGAAGAACCGCCCGAGCCGGTGCGCGTCCCGCGTGCCGACACCGGCGGGCCGTCCTCGGACCTGTTCCGCCAGTACCTGCGGGAGATCGGCCGGATCCCCCTGCTCACCGCCGCGGAGGAGGTCGAGCTCGCCCGCCGGGTCGAGGCCGGTCTTTTCGCCGAGGAGAAGCTGAGCAACACCCCCGACCTGGACAGCCAGTTGGGGCTGGACCTGGACCGACTGGTGGTCATGGGGCGGATGGCCAAGCGCCGTCTGATCGAGGCGAACCTCAGGCTGGTCGTCTCCGTGGCCAAGCGGTACGTGGGCCGCGGTCTGACCATGCTGGACCTGGTCCAGGAGGGAAACCTCGGCCTGATCCGCGCCGTCGAGAAGTTCGACTACGCCCGCGGCTACAAGTTCTCCACGTACGCCACCTGGTGGATCCGCCAGGCCATGTCCCGGGCCCTGGCCGACCAGGCCCGCACGATCCGCGTCCCGGTCCATGTCGTGGAGCTGATCAACCGCGTGGTCCGCGTCCAGCGCCGCATGCTCCAGGAACGCGGCTACGAGCCGACCCCGGAGGAGGTGGCCGCCCACCTCGATCTCCCCCCGGAGCGCGTCAGCGAGGTACTGCGCCTGGCCCAGGAACCGGTCTCCCTGCACGCCCCGGTGGGCGAGGAGGACGACGTGGCCCTCGGCGACCTCATCGAGGACGGCGACGCGGCGAGCCCCGTGGAATCGGCGGCGTTCCTGTTGCTGAGGGAGCACCTGGAAGCGGTCCTCTCCACCCTCGGCGAACGCGAACGCAAGGTGGTCCAACTCCGCTACGGCCTGGCCGACGGCCGCCCCCGCACGCTGGAGGAGATAGGCCGCATCTTCGGCGTGACCAGGGAACGCATCCGCCAGATCGAGTCCAAGACCCTGAACAAACTCAGGGACCACGCCTTCGCGGACCAGCTGAGGGGATACCTGGACTAG
- a CDS encoding ABC transporter ATP-binding protein: MAGPMGRMMAGTGPDHRSLDFKVSGKRLVAQFKPERLTIYVLLLCVVLSVGLSVIGPKILGKATDLVFAGIVGREMEPGATKEQVLEGMRDRGDGDVADMLRSTDFTPGEGIDFTAVGHVLLLALAVFTVAGLLMAVATRLVNRAVNRTMYRMREDVQVKLSRLPLSYFDKRQRGEVLSRATNDIDNIGQTLQQSMGQLINSVLTIIGVLAMMFWVSWILALVALVTVPVSFVVATRVGKRSQPHFVQQWRTTGKLNAHVEEMYTGHTLVKVFGRQEESAEQFAEQNEALYEAGFKAQFNSGIMQPLMMFVSNINYVLVAVVGGLRVASGSLSIGDVQAFIQYSRQFSMPLTQVASMANLVQSGVASAERIFELLDAEEQSADPVPGVRPEELRGRVALEGVSFRYDPEKPLIEDLSLTVEPGQTVAIVGPTGAGKTTLVNLLMRFYEVSGGRITLDGVDVATMSRDELRAGIGMVLQDTWLFGGTIAENIAYGAAREVTRGEIEEAARAAHADRFVRTLPDGYDTVIDDEGAGVSAGEKQLITIARAFLSDPVILVLDEATSSVDTRTEVLIQKAMAKLAHGRTSFVIAHRLSTIRDADTILVMENGSIVEQGAHGELLAADGAYARLYKAQFAEAVAEVD; this comes from the coding sequence ATGGCCGGGCCGATGGGGCGGATGATGGCCGGCACCGGCCCGGACCACCGCTCGCTGGACTTCAAGGTGTCGGGCAAGCGGCTGGTCGCCCAGTTCAAGCCGGAGCGGCTCACCATCTATGTGCTGCTCCTGTGTGTCGTACTCAGCGTGGGTCTGTCGGTCATCGGGCCGAAGATCCTCGGCAAGGCCACCGACCTGGTCTTCGCGGGCATCGTCGGACGGGAGATGGAGCCCGGGGCGACGAAGGAACAGGTCCTGGAGGGCATGCGGGACCGCGGTGACGGCGATGTCGCCGACATGCTCCGCTCCACCGACTTCACACCCGGCGAGGGGATCGACTTCACCGCCGTCGGGCATGTGCTGCTGCTCGCGCTCGCCGTGTTCACCGTGGCGGGGCTGCTGATGGCGGTGGCGACGCGTCTGGTGAACCGGGCCGTGAACCGGACGATGTACCGGATGCGGGAGGACGTGCAGGTCAAGCTGTCGCGGCTGCCGCTGTCCTACTTCGACAAGCGGCAGCGCGGCGAAGTGCTCTCCCGCGCCACCAACGACATCGACAACATCGGGCAGACGCTCCAGCAGTCGATGGGCCAGCTCATCAACTCGGTGCTCACCATCATCGGTGTGCTCGCGATGATGTTCTGGGTGTCGTGGATCCTGGCGCTCGTGGCGCTGGTGACGGTGCCCGTGTCGTTCGTCGTCGCCACCCGGGTCGGCAAGCGGTCGCAGCCGCACTTCGTGCAGCAGTGGCGCACCACGGGCAAGCTGAACGCGCATGTGGAGGAGATGTACACCGGGCACACCCTGGTGAAGGTGTTCGGGCGGCAGGAGGAGTCGGCCGAGCAGTTCGCCGAGCAGAACGAGGCGCTGTACGAGGCCGGGTTCAAGGCTCAGTTCAACAGCGGGATCATGCAGCCGCTGATGATGTTCGTGTCGAACATCAACTATGTGCTGGTGGCGGTGGTCGGCGGTCTGCGGGTCGCCTCCGGGTCGCTGTCGATCGGTGACGTGCAGGCCTTCATCCAGTACTCGCGGCAGTTCTCCATGCCGCTGACGCAGGTGGCGTCCATGGCGAACCTGGTGCAGTCGGGTGTGGCGTCGGCCGAGCGGATCTTCGAACTCCTCGACGCGGAGGAGCAGTCGGCGGACCCCGTGCCCGGGGTGCGGCCGGAGGAGCTGCGCGGGCGGGTGGCGCTGGAGGGCGTGTCCTTCCGGTACGACCCCGAAAAGCCGCTCATCGAGGACCTCTCCCTGACGGTGGAGCCCGGACAGACGGTCGCCATCGTCGGCCCGACCGGCGCCGGGAAGACCACGCTGGTCAACCTTCTGATGCGGTTCTACGAGGTCTCCGGCGGGCGGATCACGCTGGACGGGGTGGACGTCGCGACGATGTCCCGGGACGAGCTGCGGGCCGGGATCGGCATGGTGCTCCAGGACACGTGGCTGTTCGGCGGCACGATCGCGGAGAACATCGCGTACGGGGCGGCGCGTGAGGTGACTCGGGGGGAGATCGAGGAGGCGGCGCGGGCCGCTCACGCGGACCGGTTCGTCCGTACGCTTCCCGACGGCTACGACACGGTGATCGACGACGAGGGGGCCGGGGTCAGTGCGGGTGAGAAGCAGCTGATCACCATCGCCCGTGCGTTCCTGTCGGATCCGGTGATCCTGGTGCTGGACGAGGCGACGTCCTCGGTCGACACCCGGACGGAGGTGCTGATCCAGAAGGCGATGGCGAAGCTCGCGCACGGGCGTACGTCGTTCGTGATCGCGCACCGTCTCTCGACCATCCGGGACGCCGACACGATCCTCGTCATGGAGAACGGCTCGATCGTGGAGCAGGGCGCGCACGGCGAGCTGCTGGCCGCCGACGGGGCGTATGCGCGGCTGTACAAGGCGCAGTTCGCGGAGGCGGTGGCCGAGGTCGACTAG
- a CDS encoding ABC transporter ATP-binding protein has translation MLIRLLRTYLRPYRKPIALLVLLQFLQTCATLYLPTLNADIIDNGVVNGDTGYILSYGALMIGISLAQVVCNIGAVYYGARTASALGRDMRAAVFGRVQSFSAREVGHFGAPSLITRTTNDVQQVQMLALMTFTLMVSAPIMCVGGIVLALGLDVPLSAVLVAVVPVLGICVTLIVRRLRPLFRSMQERLDTVNRVLREQITGNRVIRAFVRDEYEQQRFRKANTDLTAMSLGTGNLLALMFPIVMTVVNMSSIAVVWFGAHRIDSGGMQIGDLTAFLAYLMQIVMSVMMATFMFMMVPRAEVCAERIQEVLDTESSVVPPKAPVLELRRHGQLEIRGAGFRYPGAEEPVLKGIDLMALPGETTAVIGSTGSGKSTLLGLVPRLFDATDGRVLVDGEDVAGIDPKVLARTVGLVPQKPYLFAGTVATNLRYGNPDATDEELWHALEVAQAKEFVQGLENGLDAPIAQGGTNVSGGQRQRLAIARTLVQRPEIYLFDDSFSALDYATDAALRAALSQETAEATVVIVAQRVATIRDADRIVVLDEGRVVGTGRHQELMADNETYREIVLSQLTEAEAA, from the coding sequence GTGCTCATACGACTCCTGCGGACCTACCTCAGGCCCTACCGAAAACCCATCGCCCTGCTGGTGCTGCTCCAGTTCCTGCAGACCTGCGCCACGCTCTACCTGCCGACCCTGAACGCGGACATCATCGACAACGGTGTCGTCAACGGAGACACCGGCTACATCCTCAGCTACGGCGCCCTGATGATCGGCATCTCGCTGGCGCAGGTCGTGTGCAACATCGGGGCCGTGTACTACGGCGCCCGGACCGCCTCGGCGCTGGGCCGGGACATGCGCGCCGCCGTCTTCGGCCGGGTGCAGTCCTTCTCCGCGCGTGAGGTCGGCCATTTCGGCGCGCCCTCGCTGATCACCCGCACCACCAATGACGTGCAGCAGGTCCAGATGCTGGCCCTGATGACGTTCACGCTGATGGTGTCGGCGCCGATCATGTGCGTCGGCGGCATCGTGCTGGCGCTCGGCCTCGATGTGCCGCTGTCGGCGGTGCTGGTCGCCGTGGTGCCGGTGCTGGGCATCTGCGTGACCTTGATCGTGCGGCGGCTGCGGCCGCTGTTCCGGTCCATGCAGGAGCGCCTGGACACGGTGAACCGGGTGCTGCGCGAGCAGATCACCGGCAACCGCGTGATCCGCGCCTTCGTCCGCGACGAGTACGAGCAGCAACGGTTCCGCAAGGCCAACACCGACCTCACCGCGATGTCGCTGGGCACCGGCAATCTGCTCGCGCTGATGTTCCCGATCGTGATGACCGTGGTGAACATGTCGTCGATCGCCGTGGTGTGGTTCGGCGCCCATCGCATCGACAGCGGTGGCATGCAGATCGGTGATCTGACGGCGTTCCTCGCCTATCTGATGCAGATCGTGATGTCCGTGATGATGGCCACCTTCATGTTCATGATGGTGCCGCGCGCGGAGGTGTGTGCCGAGCGGATCCAGGAGGTGCTCGACACCGAGTCCAGCGTGGTGCCGCCGAAGGCGCCGGTGCTGGAGCTGCGCCGGCACGGCCAGCTGGAGATCCGAGGCGCGGGCTTCCGCTACCCGGGTGCCGAGGAGCCGGTGCTCAAGGGCATCGACCTGATGGCGCTGCCCGGCGAGACCACGGCCGTGATCGGCTCGACCGGCAGCGGCAAGTCCACCCTGCTGGGCCTGGTCCCCCGGCTGTTCGACGCGACCGACGGCCGGGTGCTGGTGGACGGCGAGGACGTGGCCGGCATCGACCCGAAGGTGCTGGCCAGAACGGTCGGCCTGGTGCCGCAGAAGCCGTATCTGTTCGCCGGGACAGTGGCGACGAACCTTCGCTACGGCAATCCCGACGCCACCGACGAGGAGCTGTGGCACGCGCTGGAAGTGGCGCAGGCCAAGGAGTTCGTGCAGGGACTCGAGAACGGGCTCGACGCCCCGATCGCGCAGGGCGGCACCAATGTCTCCGGCGGCCAGCGGCAGCGGCTCGCCATCGCCCGCACCCTCGTGCAGCGGCCGGAGATCTATCTCTTCGACGACTCCTTCTCCGCGCTCGACTACGCCACCGACGCGGCCCTGCGCGCCGCGCTGTCCCAGGAGACCGCCGAGGCGACCGTGGTGATCGTCGCCCAGCGGGTGGCGACCATCCGGGACGCCGACCGGATCGTCGTCCTCGACGAGGGGCGGGTCGTCGGCACCGGGCGCCACCAGGAGCTGATGGCGGACAACGAGACGTACCGGGAGATCGTGCTCTCCCAGCTGACGGAAGCGGAGGCCGCCTGA
- a CDS encoding xylulokinase, which translates to MGIVAGLDSSPEFTRIVVCDADTGAVLRQGYAPHPVEGRPSDVDPQAWLLSLGEAAGGGLLEGVQAIGVSSQQNAVVPLDSQGNTTRPAMVGGDKRAQVAAADLIDALGGREAWAQAVGCVPQAAQPVTKLRWLSKTEPDNALRTAVLLQAHDWLVWQLLGRPVRRTTDRGGASGTGYWSAATGSYRTDLVELALGHQAMLPEVIGPAEAAGTTPEGLLISAGTGETMAAAFGLGLGFGDAVVSLGASGSVMAIHPEALHDPTGMITSLADATGMHLPVVTTLNAVRTLRGTAELLGVPDLESLSELAMKSTPGSHGLVLLPYLEGERTPNLPHTAGTLAGLRREAMRPEHLARAAFEGMLCGLADALDVLRGRGVEVRRVFLLGAAAELPAVQASAPSIFGAQVVVPQPADYAAIGAARQAAWALGASQGALDARTPPLWQGPAAQVLDPGEELAVGQAVRQQFVSVREQTHPGAFRS; encoded by the coding sequence ATGGGGATAGTCGCCGGGTTGGACAGCTCGCCCGAGTTCACTCGTATCGTCGTCTGCGACGCGGACACCGGAGCCGTGCTCCGGCAGGGCTATGCGCCGCATCCGGTCGAGGGGCGGCCCTCCGACGTCGATCCCCAGGCCTGGCTGCTCTCCCTCGGGGAGGCCGCCGGCGGGGGTCTGCTGGAGGGCGTGCAGGCCATCGGCGTCTCCTCGCAGCAGAACGCCGTCGTGCCGCTGGACTCCCAGGGCAACACCACCCGCCCCGCGATGGTCGGCGGTGACAAGCGGGCCCAGGTCGCCGCAGCCGATCTCATCGACGCGCTCGGCGGGCGTGAAGCCTGGGCGCAGGCCGTGGGGTGCGTTCCGCAGGCCGCGCAGCCGGTGACCAAGCTGCGCTGGCTGAGCAAGACCGAGCCGGACAACGCCCTGCGCACCGCCGTCCTGCTCCAGGCTCACGATTGGCTGGTGTGGCAGCTGCTCGGGCGCCCGGTGCGCCGTACCACCGACCGCGGCGGGGCCTCCGGCACCGGGTACTGGTCCGCCGCCACCGGCAGCTACCGCACCGACCTCGTCGAGCTGGCGCTCGGTCACCAGGCCATGCTGCCGGAGGTCATCGGCCCCGCCGAGGCGGCCGGTACGACGCCGGAGGGGCTGCTGATCTCCGCCGGGACCGGCGAGACCATGGCCGCCGCGTTCGGGCTCGGACTCGGGTTCGGGGACGCCGTGGTGTCGCTGGGCGCCTCCGGCTCGGTCATGGCCATCCACCCCGAGGCGCTGCACGACCCGACCGGGATGATCACCTCGCTGGCCGACGCGACCGGCATGCACCTGCCGGTCGTCACCACCCTGAACGCCGTACGGACCCTGCGCGGGACCGCCGAGCTGCTCGGGGTGCCGGATCTGGAGAGTCTGTCCGAGCTGGCGATGAAGTCGACGCCCGGATCGCACGGACTTGTACTGCTGCCCTATCTGGAGGGCGAGCGGACGCCGAACCTGCCGCACACCGCCGGCACGCTGGCGGGGCTCAGGCGGGAGGCGATGCGTCCTGAGCATCTGGCGCGGGCCGCGTTCGAGGGCATGCTGTGCGGGCTCGCGGACGCCCTCGACGTACTGCGCGGCCGGGGCGTCGAGGTGCGGCGGGTCTTCCTGCTGGGGGCGGCCGCCGAGCTGCCCGCGGTGCAGGCCTCCGCGCCGTCGATCTTCGGCGCCCAGGTCGTCGTACCGCAGCCGGCGGACTATGCGGCGATCGGGGCCGCCCGGCAGGCGGCCTGGGCGCTGGGTGCGTCGCAGGGCGCGCTCGACGCGCGCACCCCGCCGCTGTGGCAGGGTCCGGCGGCTCAGGTGCTGGATCCCGGCGAGGAGCTGGCGGTGGGGCAGGCCGTGCGACAGCAGTTCGTGTCGGTGCGGGAGCAGACCCATCCGGGGGCCTTTCGCTCGTAG
- a CDS encoding TetR/AcrR family transcriptional regulator: protein MADRKRGAAKTASVWLAPPVRQPGPPGLSRDRIVRTAVELLDAEGLQALSMRRVAAALGAGHMSLYWHVTTKGALLELALDEVFGEVAAPPEDLPWDEQLRALAGSLRAMFGRHRWAARLIGEYLNIGPNALRMTDTALRVVNGSGLAPDQTDSAAALVLEYVCGFATAETRMIENAAHAERDGESSPDEGFAEVSDAVRSGLTEFASLRELAGRDIGTATEIRDRNFAFGLQCIIAGLRSLSTPDNTRR from the coding sequence GTGGCCGATCGCAAGCGGGGTGCGGCGAAGACCGCGAGCGTGTGGCTGGCACCCCCGGTGCGGCAGCCCGGCCCTCCGGGACTGAGCCGGGACCGCATCGTGCGCACCGCGGTCGAACTCCTGGACGCCGAAGGCCTCCAGGCCCTGTCCATGCGCCGGGTGGCCGCGGCGCTCGGCGCCGGTCACATGTCCCTGTACTGGCATGTGACCACCAAGGGCGCCTTGTTGGAGCTGGCCCTCGACGAGGTGTTCGGAGAAGTCGCGGCGCCCCCGGAAGACCTCCCCTGGGACGAGCAATTGCGCGCCCTGGCGGGCAGCCTGCGCGCGATGTTCGGCCGCCACCGGTGGGCCGCCCGACTGATCGGCGAGTACCTCAACATCGGCCCGAACGCGCTGCGGATGACCGACACGGCGCTGCGTGTGGTGAACGGCTCGGGCCTGGCGCCCGATCAGACCGACAGCGCCGCCGCGCTGGTCCTGGAGTACGTCTGCGGTTTCGCCACCGCGGAGACCCGCATGATCGAGAACGCGGCGCACGCGGAGCGCGACGGCGAGAGTTCGCCGGACGAGGGTTTCGCCGAGGTCTCGGACGCGGTCCGCTCGGGCCTGACCGAGTTCGCGTCGCTGCGGGAGCTCGCGGGCCGCGACATCGGCACGGCCACCGAGATCCGTGACCGCAACTTCGCCTTCGGCCTTCAGTGCATCATCGCGGGCCTACGCTCGCTCTCGACCCCCGACAACACCCGGCGCTGA
- a CDS encoding DHA2 family efflux MFS transporter permease subunit encodes MATSERDRKWWILGVLCLTLLTTVLDNTVLNVAVPTLMEDLDASTADVQWVINAYSLALAGFLIASGGMADHFGRKRALFAGLTLFGVGSLTGALADSVGTLVAARVTMGLGASLLMPATLAVLMHVFGDEERMKAIGIWMAVSAAGMAGGPVIGGFLLAHFWWGSVFLINVPIAVVGLVAIAWLVPESRNPHSERPDFVGLPVSVLGMVSLVWAVIAIPEHGWTDTLVLGPLAVAVAAMAVFAVWERRTPHPMLDMSLFTERRFTGAALGGLLAAFGMGGSLFLLTQQLQFVLGYSPLETGLRIVPFAVALLIGSGAASAPLGKRIGLARTVALSMVAAALGLCAIAATSDSGYGWTLPGLILVGFAMGTAGPAAGAALMSAIPPARAGTASGVNGTLQELGTGLGVAALGAALVARFDAGLPAALPDGAEESLPTALAGAGGRAEEVRDAFVSALETSQFLGALAVAVGGIAAGALLGWASREPTAPPTPVGAVVSGDREDPGSPSPV; translated from the coding sequence ATGGCGACATCCGAACGTGACCGCAAGTGGTGGATCCTGGGGGTCCTCTGCCTGACCCTGCTGACGACGGTGCTCGACAACACCGTCCTCAACGTCGCCGTCCCCACCCTCATGGAGGACCTCGACGCCAGTACGGCCGATGTGCAGTGGGTGATCAACGCCTATTCGCTCGCCCTGGCCGGCTTCCTCATCGCCTCCGGCGGCATGGCCGACCACTTCGGCCGCAAGCGGGCCCTGTTCGCGGGACTCACCCTGTTCGGCGTGGGCTCGCTGACCGGCGCCCTGGCGGACTCGGTGGGCACCCTGGTCGCGGCCCGGGTGACGATGGGCCTCGGCGCCTCCCTGCTGATGCCGGCCACCCTCGCGGTCCTCATGCACGTCTTCGGGGACGAGGAGCGCATGAAGGCCATCGGCATCTGGATGGCGGTGTCCGCGGCCGGCATGGCGGGCGGCCCGGTCATCGGCGGCTTTCTGCTGGCCCACTTCTGGTGGGGCTCGGTCTTCCTGATCAACGTGCCGATCGCGGTCGTCGGCCTGGTCGCCATCGCCTGGCTGGTACCCGAGTCCCGCAACCCGCACAGCGAACGGCCCGACTTCGTCGGCCTGCCGGTCTCCGTGCTGGGCATGGTGTCCCTGGTCTGGGCGGTCATCGCGATCCCCGAGCACGGCTGGACCGACACGCTGGTCCTCGGCCCGCTCGCCGTGGCCGTCGCCGCCATGGCCGTGTTCGCGGTGTGGGAGCGCCGGACACCGCATCCGATGCTGGACATGAGCCTGTTCACCGAACGACGGTTCACCGGCGCGGCGCTCGGCGGCCTGCTCGCCGCCTTCGGCATGGGCGGCTCGCTCTTCCTGCTCACCCAGCAGCTCCAGTTCGTCCTCGGCTACTCGCCGCTCGAAACCGGCCTGCGCATCGTGCCGTTCGCCGTGGCCCTGCTCATCGGCAGCGGCGCCGCCAGCGCCCCGCTGGGCAAGAGGATCGGCCTCGCCCGGACCGTGGCGCTCAGCATGGTGGCGGCCGCGCTCGGCCTGTGCGCCATCGCCGCCACCAGTGACAGCGGCTACGGCTGGACCCTGCCGGGGCTGATCCTGGTCGGGTTCGCGATGGGCACCGCGGGCCCCGCCGCCGGAGCCGCCCTGATGAGCGCGATCCCGCCGGCCCGGGCCGGTACCGCCTCCGGCGTCAACGGCACGCTCCAGGAGCTGGGCACCGGCCTGGGCGTGGCCGCGCTCGGCGCCGCCCTGGTCGCCCGGTTCGACGCGGGGCTGCCCGCCGCCCTGCCGGACGGCGCCGAGGAGTCGCTGCCCACCGCGCTCGCCGGGGCGGGCGGCCGGGCGGAGGAGGTCCGCGACGCCTTCGTCTCGGCCCTGGAGACCAGCCAGTTCCTCGGCGCCCTCGCCGTGGCGGTCGGCGGCATCGCGGCCGGCGCGCTGCTCGGCTGGGCGAGCCGCGAGCCCACCGCCCCGCCGACCCCGGTCGGCGCCGTGGTCTCCGGCGACCGCGAGGACCCGGGCAGCCCCAGCCCGGTGTGA
- a CDS encoding PLP-dependent cysteine synthase family protein, producing MARGIGDERDRAWVDRAIELLLADRAAEAPTPLRAFPLAGPPGAALYLKDESRRPTGSLKHGPARDLFLDALKAGQIGPDTSLFEATSGNMAVAQAYFARLLGLPFTAVVPGKTGAAKRRRIEEQGGRCHPFDPPLAVYEKARSLAEESGGHCLDHLERVGDAVDWRGPESLGAQILGDLEKAGESAPVWVVVGVGSGATSAAVGKYLRMRGVGTRVAVVDPEHSAYFPGWAADFPGYTTGMPSRIEGIGRPRMEPAFDSSVVDLVIPVPDVASVAAMRHLHAVTGVMAGPSSGSCLWGAFSVLDRMRREGERGSVVMVVGDAGESYRDTYYDDSWVAAKGWELGGPLSDMERFTATGTWGVALGE from the coding sequence GTGGCACGGGGAATCGGGGACGAGAGGGACCGCGCCTGGGTGGACCGGGCGATCGAGCTGCTGCTGGCAGACCGGGCCGCCGAGGCGCCCACGCCGCTGCGGGCGTTCCCGCTGGCCGGCCCGCCGGGGGCGGCGCTGTATCTGAAGGACGAGTCGCGGCGGCCGACGGGGAGTCTGAAGCACGGGCCCGCGCGTGATCTTTTCCTCGACGCCCTGAAGGCCGGTCAGATCGGGCCCGACACCTCTTTGTTCGAGGCGACCAGCGGCAACATGGCGGTCGCGCAGGCCTACTTCGCGCGGCTGCTGGGGCTGCCGTTCACGGCCGTCGTACCGGGGAAGACGGGGGCGGCCAAGCGGCGGCGGATCGAGGAGCAGGGCGGGCGGTGCCATCCCTTCGACCCGCCGCTTGCCGTGTACGAGAAGGCGCGCTCCCTTGCCGAGGAGTCCGGGGGGCACTGTCTGGACCATCTGGAGCGGGTGGGGGACGCCGTCGACTGGCGGGGGCCGGAGAGTCTCGGGGCGCAGATTCTGGGGGACCTGGAGAAGGCGGGGGAGTCTGCGCCGGTGTGGGTCGTTGTCGGGGTCGGGAGTGGGGCGACCTCGGCGGCGGTGGGCAAGTATCTGCGGATGCGGGGGGTGGGGACCAGGGTGGCCGTGGTCGATCCCGAGCACTCGGCGTACTTTCCCGGCTGGGCCGCGGATTTTCCCGGGTACACCACCGGGATGCCGTCCCGGATCGAGGGGATCGGACGGCCGCGTATGGAGCCCGCCTTCGACTCGTCCGTGGTCGATCTGGTGATTCCGGTGCCGGATGTGGCGAGTGTGGCGGCGATGCGGCATCTGCACGCGGTCACCGGGGTGATGGCGGGGCCCTCCTCCGGGAGTTGTCTGTGGGGGGCGTTCTCTGTGCTGGACCGGATGCGGCGGGAGGGGGAGCGAGGGAGTGTCGTGATGGTCGTGGGGGATGCGGGGGAGAGCTACCGGGATACGTACTACGACGACTCCTGGGTCGCTGCGAAGGGGTGGGAGCTGGGTGGGCCGCTCTCTGACATGGAGCGGTTCACTGCTACGGGGACTTGGGGCGTCGCCCTGGGTGAGTGA